One Betta splendens chromosome 8, fBetSpl5.4, whole genome shotgun sequence DNA segment encodes these proteins:
- the tmem11 gene encoding transmembrane protein 11, mitochondrial codes for MASLGRRRGVPVSRERGVMAATDCYIVHEIYNGENAQDQFEYELEQALEAQYKYIVIEPTRIGDETARWITVGNCLHKTAVLSGAACLLTPLSLPVEYSRYVALPAGALSVACAALYGISWQFDPCCKYQVEYDSQKLSRLPLHTLTSSTPVVLVRRDDVHRKRLHNTIALAALAYCAKKIYELYAV; via the coding sequence GGGAGTGATGGCGGCAACAGACTGCTACATCGTGCACGAGATCTACAATGGGGAGAATGCACAGGACCAGTTTGAATATGAGCTGGAGCAGGCTCTGGAGGCTCAGTATAAATACATTGTCATTGAGCCCACACGCATCGGAGATGAGACAGCCCGTTGGATTACTGTGGGCAACTGCCTGCACAAGACGGCCGTGTTGTCAGGTGCTGCTTGCCTCTTAACGCCGCTTTCACTGCCGGTTGAATATTCGCGCTATGTGGCGTTGCCTGCTGGTGCCCTCAGTGTGGCCTGTGCTGCCTTGTATGGGATTTCATGGCAGTTTGACCCCTGCTGCAAGTACCAAGTGGAATACGACAGCCAAAAACTCTCACGGCTGCCCCTGCATACACTCACCTCCTCGACACCCGTGGTATTGGTACGCAGGGATGACGTCCACAGAAAGAGACTCCATAATACGATAGCACTGGCTGCACTGGCGTATTGCGCCAAGAAGATCTATGAACTGTATGCAGTATGA
- the dhrs7b gene encoding dehydrogenase/reductase SDR family member 7B, whose protein sequence is MERITGGGLFPLALAGAGVLLLYRMLVRLRPGASLQDAVVVITGASSGLGKECARVFHAAGARLVLCGRDASRLQQVVQELTASSAETHNQTHIPRTVVFDLAATDTMDRAAEQILKCYGQVDVLINNAGISYRGNILDTNISVQRDVMETNYFGPIALTQAVLPSMVCRRSGHIVVISSVQGKIAIPYRSAYAASKHATQAYFDCLRAEIERFGIPVTVISPGYIRTNLSVNAVTGDGSKYGILDKTTATGWDPRDVAHAVLKAVRHRSKDVVLAGSLPSLAIYLRTLWPALFFKLMASRARKEQKLKNK, encoded by the exons ATGGAGCGCATCACTGGAGGAGGGCTGTTCCCACTGGCTTTGGCAGGTGCAGGGGTCCTGTTGCTCTACCGGATGCTGGTCCGCCTCAGACCTGGGGCTTCTCTGCAGGATGCTGTTGTGGTCATAACGGGGGCCAGTTCTGGACTGGGGAAAG AGTGTGCTCGGGTCTTCCATGCTGCAGGTGCACGCCTCGTGCTATGTGGACGAGATGCATCCCGTTTGCAGCAGGTGGTGCAGGAGCTCACAGCCAGTTCAGCAGAAACGCACAACCAG acacacattccAAGGACTGTTGTATTCGACCTGGCTGCAACAGACACGATGGACCGAGCTGCAGAGCAGATCCTGAAATGCTATGGACAAGTAGATGTGCTCATCAATAATGCTGGGATCAGTTACCGTGGCAACATATTGGATACCAACATTTCTGTGCAAAGAGATGTTATGGAAACCAATTACTTTGGACCCATTGCTCTAACCCAAG CTGTCCTGCCCTCCATGGTTTGCCGCAGAAGTGGACACATCGTTGTGATCAGCAGCGTCCAGGGAAAGATCGCTATTCCTTATAGATCAGCTT ATGCAGCATCCAAGCACGCCACCCAGGCCTACTTCGACTGTTTAAGGGCAGAGATCGAACGCTTTGGGATTCCAGTCACTGTGATCAGTCCTGGCTACATCCGAACCAATCTGTCAGTCAATGCTGTCACAGGAGACGGCTCCAAGTATGGAA ttttggATAAAACCACAGCTACGGGTTGGGATCCCAGGGATGTGGCTCACGCAGTTCTGAAGGCAGTCCGTCACAGGAGCAAGGATGTGGTTCTGGCCGGCTCTCTGCCCTCGCTGGCCATTTACCTCCGCACACTGTGGCCTGCACTCTTCTTTAAACTCATGGCCTCTCGCGCACGCAAGGAGCagaagctgaaaaacaaatga